Part of the Natrialbaceae archaeon AArc-T1-2 genome, GCCGAGCGGGTCGACGACGACGCGAAACTCGCGGGCGTCGCCCTCGGCGCGGTGCCACTCGCAGCTGCGACGAGCGTCGCCGCCGGCGTCCCCTACGTCATCGCACGCAAACAGCGCAAGGAGTACGGTACCGGGAACCTGATCGAGGGTCGCCTCGAGGAGGGTGAAGAGGTCGTCGTACTCGAGGACATCGTCACGACGGGAACGAGCCTGGTCGAGGCCATCGAAGCGCTTCGGGAGGCGGGTGCGACCGTCGACCGCGCGCTCGTGGTCGTCGACCGCGAGGAGGGCGGTCGCGAGAACGTCGAGGACGCCGACGTCGAGATGGACGCACTCGTGACAGCAAGCGAGTTACTCGCCGACCGCGAGTAGCAGTCGAATCCAAAGGTGTATGTCCGTCTCGCCACCTCGAAGCAAGTAGGATGACAGATGTGAGCGTCATCGGCTGTGGAAACATGGGGAGTGCCCTCCTCGAGGGGCTCTCGGCGTCGGGTGAGTACACGTTGACGGCGTGTGACCTCGATCCGGACGCCCTCGAGGCGGTGTCCGCATACAGCTCGCGGACGACGTCGAACCTCGAGGAGGCGGCCGAAGCGGACGTCGTCGTCGTCGCCGTGAAACCCGGCGTCATCGAGAGCGTCCTCGCGGACCTCGAGCTGTCGCCGGAGCAGACGCTCGTCTCGATCGCGGCGGGCGTCGAAACGGCCACCCTCGAAGCGCACACCGACGCGACGGTCGTGCGCGTGATGCCGAACCTCGCTGCCGAGACGGGAACGATGGCCGCGGCGGTGACCGAACACAGCGTGACCGACGAGGTCCGGGACCTGCTCGATTCGGTCGGCGAGTACGTCGAGATCCCCGAAGCACAGATGGACATCGCGACCGCCGTCAACGGCAGCGGGCCGGCGTTCGTCTACCACCTCCTGGGCGCGATGGCCGAGGCCGGCGTCGAGGGCGGTCTCGAGCCCGAACAGGCCCGGGTTCTTGCCGCACAGACGTTCAAGGGGGCCGCCGAGACGGTCCTGCGCTCCGAGGACGACCTCGAGGCGATGATCGACGCGGTCTGTTCGCCAAACGGGACGACCATCGAGGGGATGAACGTCCTGTGGGACAGCGACGCGGACCGGGCGGTCACGGACGCAGTGATGGCAGCCGCAGAACGCTCCAGGGAACTCGCGGAGGGAGACGATGAGTGAGACAGTCGCCCCGGACGCGATCGAACGGGCACGTGAGCTCGCGGCCGACGCCGACCGCGTCATCGTCAAGGCCGGCACGAACTCCCTGACCGACGAGGACTCGAACTTGGACGACGAGAAACTCGACAAGCTCGTCGACGACCTCGCGGATTTGCTCGCACGGGACACGGAGGTCATCCTCGTCTCCTCGGGTGCGATCGGGGCCGGCAAGGGACGAGTGGACTACACCGGCGAGACCGTCGAGGAGTCCCAGGCGCTGTCGACCGTCGGACAGAGCCACCTGATGCGTCGCTATACGGAGAGTTTCGAACGGTACGACCGGAAGGTCGCCCAACTCCTGCTCACCCAGCACGACCTCGAGAACACCGACCGCTTTACGAACTTCCGGAACACGATCGAGACGCTGCTGGAATGGGGCGTCGTCCCGATCATCAACGAGAACGACGCGGTCGCGACGAAGGAGATCCGCATCGGCGACAACGACATGCTCTCCTCGTCGGTCGCCATCGGCGTCGACGTCGACCTGCTTGTCACGCTGACCGACGTCGGCGGCGTCTACACGGGCAACCCCAAGCGGGACCCCGACGCCGAACGCATCGAGGCCGTCGGCGACAACTACGACGAGGTCCAGGCCATCATCGACGAGAGCTCGAGTTCGACCTTCGGCGGCATCCAGACCAAGGTCCAGGGCGCACGCGAGGTCAGCGAACACGGCATCCCGGCGATCATCGCCAGGTCGACCGAGCCGGACGTGCTCGAGCAAATCGCTACTGGCAAGGAGGTCGGGACGCTATTCGTCCCCATAAACGGTGTCACCGATGAGTGAGAAATCGATCGAAACCAAGGTAGCGGAGGCAGAGAGCGCCGCCTTAGAGCTCGCAACGCTTCCCGACGAGAAGCGCCGCGCCGGCCTCGAGGCGGTCGCCGACCTGATCGACGAGCGCCACGAGGAGATCCTCGCGGCAAACGAGAAAGACGTCGCCGAAGGCGAGCGGATGCTCGAGGAGGGGGAGTACACGCAGGCACTCGTCGACCGCCTGAAACTCTCCGAGTCGAAACTCGAGGACATCTCCGAGATGGTCAGAAGCGTCGCCGCCCAGGAGGACCCCCTCGAGAAGACCCTGGAGGCGCGACGGCTCGACGAGAACCTGGAACTGTACAAGGTCGCCGTCCCCATCGGCGTCGTCGGGACGGTCTTCGAGTCCCGACCCGATGCGCTGGTCCAGATCGCCGCGCTCGGGCTCAAATCCGGCAACGCCGTCATCCTCAAGGGCGGCAGCGAGGCCGCCCACTCCAACCGGGTGCTGTTCGAAATCATCGAGGAGGCCACCGCCGACCTGCCGACCGGCTGGGCCCAGCAGATCGAGGCCCGCGAGGACGTCGACGCGATGCTCGAGATGGACGACGCGATCGACCTGCTGATGCCACGGGGTAGCTCGGCGTTCGTCTCCTACATCCAGGACAACACGAGCATCCCCGTACTCGGCCACACCGAGGGGATCTGTCACGTCTTCGTCGACCGCGAGGCCGACCTCGAGATGGCCGAAGACATCGCCTTCGACGCGAAGGTCCAGTATCCGGCGGTCTGTAACGCCGTCGAGACGCTACTGGTCCACGAGGACGTCGCCGCAGACTTCCTCCCCGGAATCGTCGAACGCTACGAGGAGGCCGGTGTCGAACTGCGTGGCGACGAACTGACCCGCGAAGTCGTCGACGTCGACGCGGCGACCGAGGAAGACTGGGACACCGAGTACGGCGACCTCGAGCTCTCGATTGCGGTCGTCGACTCGCTGTCGGCGGCGATGGACCACATCACGACCCACGGCTCGAAACACACCGAGTCGATCGTCACCGAGGACGACGACCGCGCCGCGACGTTCATGCGCGGGCTCGACTCCGCGAGCGTCTACCACAACGCCTCGACGCGATTCGCCGACGGCTACCGCTACGGCCTCGGCGCGGAGGTCGGCATCAGCACTGGAAAAATCCACGCCCGGGGTCCAGTCGGACTGGAGGGACTGACGACGTACAAGTACCACCTCGAGGGCGACGGCCACCTCGTCGCCACCTACGCCGGCGAGGACGCGAAACCGTACCGCCACGAGGAGTTCGACGGAGAGTGGACGTCCGGGACGCTCTCCGACGAGTAAGAGCTCTCGAGTGCGGTCGGTTTGAATCGTTTTTCTCCGACCTCATACCCGGGGAGCGTCAATTGAGAAACCGAATCGATGTTTGTCGCGTTGCCCACCCTACGAACGGCTCACTCGACCGGTTCGACCGCCTCCTCACCGCAGTGAGGACAGTTCGAATCGTCTTTCGCCACTCGTTCCTCGCAGGCCCGACAGACGTACTCGGCTTCCTTTCCGGCGATGAACGACTGTTTCGTTTCTTCGAACTTCTCCCCGGCCTTCCTGAATAAACTCATTGTTTGAGGCAGGCTATCGATCCGCATAAGCGTTGGGTCGATATATTATTCGATCTATTGACGACCGAATAAAGAAAGCAAGAGTCGACGAGTCTGCCTGCTGGCAGACGGGGACGTTCCGATCGGGAACGACAAAACCGTCTCTACGCGTCATCACAACGCTTTTATCTCGCTCGAGAGTAGCCGTAGCTACGATGGTAGGTGTCCGCTTTACAGGGGCTTTCGCCCGTTTTTAACCCACACCTACCGCCGGCATCGTCGGTCGCAATCGGCGAGTCGGCGGCCCGAGCGGACACGCCACCGGGGTTCTCACTACAGCCATGTCAGAATCAGAATCACAGAAACGGATAGCGGTCGTACTGCCAGACGGCTCGGAGCTCGAGGTCGGTGCCGGTGCGACGGTCGAAGACTGCGCCTACGAGATCGGTCCCGGCCTCGGTCGCGACACCGTCGCCGGTCGACTCGACGGCGAGCTGGTCGCCAAAGAGGAGCCGGTCTACGACGGAGCCGAACTCGAGATCGTCACCGACGACGGCGGCGAGGACTATCTGCGGGTACTGCGTCACTCGGCCTCGCACTGTCTCGCCCAGGCCGTCGAACGGCTGTTCGACGCCGAGGAGGTCAAACTCGCGATCGGCCCGCCGACCGACGACGGGTTTTACTACGACTTCGACAACTTGGACGTCGACGAGGACGACCTCGCGGAGATCGAAGCCGAGATGGAGGCGATTATCGAGGACGACTACGAGATCGAACGCGAGGAGGTCCCGATTGCGGAGGCCGAAGAGCGCCTCGCGGACGAACCGTACAAACTCGAGCTCTTAGCGGAGTTCGCCGACGAGAACGATCGGGTCACCTTCTACAGCCAGGGCGAGTGGGAGGACCTCTGTGCCGGCCCCCACGTCGAGTCGACCGGCGAGATCGGCGCGGTGAAACTGCTCGAGATCGCCGGCGCGTACTGGCGTGGCGACGAGGAGAATCCGATGCAGACCCGGATCTACGGCACCGCCTTCGAGGACGCGGACGATCTCGAGGACTTCTTAGAGCGACGCCGCGAGGCCGAGAAACGGGACCACCGTCGGATCGGATCGGAGATGGATCTGTTCTCGATCCAGGACGTCACCGGTCCCGGCCTCCCGCTGTATCATCCGCCGGGCAAGACCATCCTGAAGGAACTCGAGGACTTCGTCGAGGAGCTCAACCAGGAGGCCGACTACGACTACGTCGAGACGCCCCACGTCTTCAAGACCGACCTCTGGCGACGGTCGGGCCACTACGAGAACTACGCCGACGACATGTTTCTCTTCGAAGTTGGCGACGACGAGTTCGGGCTCAAGCCGATGAACTGCCCCGGCCACGCCGCCATCTTTCAGGACCAGTCCTGGTCGTATCGCGATCTCCCCATCCGCTACGCCGAGAACGGGAAGGTCTACCGCAAGGAACAACGCGGCGAACTCTCCGGGCTCTCGCGGGTGTGGGCCTTCACGATCGACGACGGCCACCTGTTCGTTCGCCCCGACCAGATCGAACAGGAAGTCGAGGAGATCATGGACATGATCACGGACGTACTGGAGACGTTCGACCTCGAGTACGAGATGGCGCTTGCGACCCGTCCCGAGAAAAGCGTCGGCGGCGACGAGATCTGGGAGCGCGCCGAGTCCCAGCTCGAGTCGGTACTCGAGGCCCGCGAGCACGACTACGTTCTCGAGGAGGGCGACGGCGCATTCTACGGCCCCAAGATCGACTTCGCGTTCGAGGACGCGATCGGACGATCGTGGGACGGCCCCACCGTCCAGCTGGATTTCAACATGCCCGAGCGGTTCGACCTGAGCTACGTGGGCGAGGACAACGAGGAACACCGCCCCGTGATGATCCACCGGGCGCTGTACGGCTCCTACGAGCGTTTCTTCATGATGCTCATCGAGCACTTCGAGGGGCGGTTCCCGCTGTGGCTTGCTCCCGAACAGGTCCGCGTGTTGCCGATCTCCGACGACAACCTCGGCTACGCTTACCAGGTGGCAAACGAGTTCGAGGAGTTCCGCGTCGAGGTCGACGACCGCGATAGCACGCTCGAGCGCAAGATCCGCGCGGCCCACGACGACCGGGTCCCCTACCAGATCATCGTCGGCGACGACGAGGAGGAGGCAGGCAACATCTCGGTTCGAGACCGCTTCGAGGACCAGGAGTACGACGTCGAGGCCGAAACGTTCCGCGAGCATCTCGCGGCCGAACGCGACGAGCAGCGGACGGAGCCGGACTTCCTGCAGAGGTGAACGTCGGTCCGTTGGGGAGGCCGAGGTCGGCTATCGGGTCCGTTCGTCGTCGGTCGTTCGTCACTCACACTGTCGATCACACACCAGATAGCTTTCGGATTCGATCGGACAGGGCAGTCCGAAAACGCGTTGCCACCGATCGATGCACGGGAGTGGATAGGTGCAGTCCGTAGCGCATCGAAATCACCATAGTTGTGGAACGACGCATCAATGGCATGAACCGAGCCGAGAAGGCCGCCCTCCAGCTCCGGGCCGTCGACGTGCTGTGTATGCTCAAGGAGACGCGCACGTACGACGAACTCGAGACGCTCACCGGGCTGCCGGCGGGCGATCTCAACCGCTACGTCAACGGCCACGTCCTCCCAAGTGCCGACCGGGCGCGGGCGGTCGTCGAGGACGTCGGCCGCGAGGCCCTGGCGGGGGAGCTGGACGCGCGGATCCGGATCGACGACGAGGGCTACGTCGACACCTCCGGCATCGTCTTCGATCAGTCGTTTCTC contains:
- the proB gene encoding glutamate 5-kinase, with protein sequence MSETVAPDAIERARELAADADRVIVKAGTNSLTDEDSNLDDEKLDKLVDDLADLLARDTEVILVSSGAIGAGKGRVDYTGETVEESQALSTVGQSHLMRRYTESFERYDRKVAQLLLTQHDLENTDRFTNFRNTIETLLEWGVVPIINENDAVATKEIRIGDNDMLSSSVAIGVDVDLLVTLTDVGGVYTGNPKRDPDAERIEAVGDNYDEVQAIIDESSSSTFGGIQTKVQGAREVSEHGIPAIIARSTEPDVLEQIATGKEVGTLFVPINGVTDE
- the proC gene encoding pyrroline-5-carboxylate reductase; protein product: MTDVSVIGCGNMGSALLEGLSASGEYTLTACDLDPDALEAVSAYSSRTTSNLEEAAEADVVVVAVKPGVIESVLADLELSPEQTLVSIAAGVETATLEAHTDATVVRVMPNLAAETGTMAAAVTEHSVTDEVRDLLDSVGEYVEIPEAQMDIATAVNGSGPAFVYHLLGAMAEAGVEGGLEPEQARVLAAQTFKGAAETVLRSEDDLEAMIDAVCSPNGTTIEGMNVLWDSDADRAVTDAVMAAAERSRELAEGDDE
- the thrS gene encoding threonine--tRNA ligase; translated protein: MSESESQKRIAVVLPDGSELEVGAGATVEDCAYEIGPGLGRDTVAGRLDGELVAKEEPVYDGAELEIVTDDGGEDYLRVLRHSASHCLAQAVERLFDAEEVKLAIGPPTDDGFYYDFDNLDVDEDDLAEIEAEMEAIIEDDYEIEREEVPIAEAEERLADEPYKLELLAEFADENDRVTFYSQGEWEDLCAGPHVESTGEIGAVKLLEIAGAYWRGDEENPMQTRIYGTAFEDADDLEDFLERRREAEKRDHRRIGSEMDLFSIQDVTGPGLPLYHPPGKTILKELEDFVEELNQEADYDYVETPHVFKTDLWRRSGHYENYADDMFLFEVGDDEFGLKPMNCPGHAAIFQDQSWSYRDLPIRYAENGKVYRKEQRGELSGLSRVWAFTIDDGHLFVRPDQIEQEVEEIMDMITDVLETFDLEYEMALATRPEKSVGGDEIWERAESQLESVLEAREHDYVLEEGDGAFYGPKIDFAFEDAIGRSWDGPTVQLDFNMPERFDLSYVGEDNEEHRPVMIHRALYGSYERFFMMLIEHFEGRFPLWLAPEQVRVLPISDDNLGYAYQVANEFEEFRVEVDDRDSTLERKIRAAHDDRVPYQIIVGDDEEEAGNISVRDRFEDQEYDVEAETFREHLAAERDEQRTEPDFLQR
- the pyrE gene encoding orotate phosphoribosyltransferase; protein product: MTNQKLIDALREAEAVQFGEFELVHGGTSEYYVDKYLFETDPRCLELVAEAFAERVDDDAKLAGVALGAVPLAAATSVAAGVPYVIARKQRKEYGTGNLIEGRLEEGEEVVVLEDIVTTGTSLVEAIEALREAGATVDRALVVVDREEGGRENVEDADVEMDALVTASELLADRE
- a CDS encoding glutamate-5-semialdehyde dehydrogenase, coding for MSEKSIETKVAEAESAALELATLPDEKRRAGLEAVADLIDERHEEILAANEKDVAEGERMLEEGEYTQALVDRLKLSESKLEDISEMVRSVAAQEDPLEKTLEARRLDENLELYKVAVPIGVVGTVFESRPDALVQIAALGLKSGNAVILKGGSEAAHSNRVLFEIIEEATADLPTGWAQQIEAREDVDAMLEMDDAIDLLMPRGSSAFVSYIQDNTSIPVLGHTEGICHVFVDREADLEMAEDIAFDAKVQYPAVCNAVETLLVHEDVAADFLPGIVERYEEAGVELRGDELTREVVDVDAATEEDWDTEYGDLELSIAVVDSLSAAMDHITTHGSKHTESIVTEDDDRAATFMRGLDSASVYHNASTRFADGYRYGLGAEVGISTGKIHARGPVGLEGLTTYKYHLEGDGHLVATYAGEDAKPYRHEEFDGEWTSGTLSDE